In the genome of Streptomyces sp. NBC_00190, one region contains:
- a CDS encoding Crp/Fnr family transcriptional regulator codes for MALDNLPGDGGLDDRVPFLARLESEDGTALRALGRELAFAPRDRLIHQNEPSTHILLVLHGWTKVTVAAPNGYQALLALRGPGDILGESAALTGRVRSATVTALEPVRAVAVDHEAFRAFLAGFPAVALQLLALTSDRTRAADRRRLEFASLSVRERLAVLLLDLSRTHGRAAPAGVELTVPLTKEELAGAVGASREMVQRELKELRERGVVITGRRALVIVRPDVLRRIAQSQPPA; via the coding sequence ATGGCTTTGGACAACCTCCCGGGCGACGGAGGGCTGGACGACCGGGTCCCCTTCCTGGCCCGGCTGGAGAGCGAGGACGGTACGGCGTTACGCGCGCTCGGCCGTGAGCTGGCGTTCGCACCGCGCGACCGCCTGATCCACCAGAACGAACCCTCGACGCACATCCTGCTGGTCCTGCACGGCTGGACCAAGGTGACCGTCGCCGCACCCAACGGCTACCAGGCGCTGCTCGCCCTGCGCGGGCCCGGCGACATCCTCGGCGAGTCCGCCGCCCTCACCGGCCGCGTCCGCTCCGCCACCGTGACCGCACTGGAGCCGGTCCGGGCCGTGGCCGTCGACCACGAGGCCTTCCGCGCGTTCCTCGCCGGCTTCCCCGCGGTCGCCCTCCAGCTGCTCGCCCTCACCTCCGACCGCACCCGCGCCGCCGACCGGCGCCGCCTGGAGTTCGCCTCGCTGAGCGTGCGCGAGCGCCTCGCCGTCCTGCTCCTGGACCTCTCCAGGACCCACGGCCGCGCTGCCCCCGCCGGCGTCGAGCTGACCGTTCCGCTCACCAAGGAGGAGCTCGCCGGGGCGGTCGGAGCCTCCCGCGAGATGGTCCAGCGGGAGCTCAAGGAGCTCCGCGAGCGCGGCGTCGTGATCACCGGCCGCCGCGCGCTGGTGATCGTACGGCCGGACGTACTGCGCCGGATCGCCCAGTCGCAGCCGCCGGCCTAG